From the Candidatus Brocadiia bacterium genome, one window contains:
- a CDS encoding DUF116 domain-containing protein, with the protein MKKKLTNLVLWLNNALRVRKNFRPEEVMLVFSHCLQNSECNQKIVASLSNCKRCGECPVSGIIELSQRYGVQCAAASGGEMALEKVSPKGVKAVLAIACEKELAAGVKAIYPKPVVAVRNTRPKGPCKDCQVDLSAVEDGLKKVITPEKKTGKGKS; encoded by the coding sequence ATGAAAAAGAAGCTGACTAACCTAGTATTATGGCTCAATAACGCCTTGAGGGTCCGTAAGAATTTCCGGCCGGAAGAGGTGATGCTGGTGTTTTCGCACTGCCTGCAGAATTCGGAATGCAACCAGAAGATAGTGGCCAGCCTGAGCAACTGCAAGCGCTGCGGCGAGTGCCCGGTCAGCGGGATAATCGAGCTGAGCCAGCGTTACGGGGTGCAATGCGCGGCCGCCTCGGGCGGAGAGATGGCGCTGGAGAAGGTCAGCCCCAAAGGGGTCAAGGCGGTGCTGGCCATCGCCTGCGAGAAGGAGCTGGCCGCCGGAGTCAAGGCGATTTATCCCAAGCCGGTCGTGGCCGTGCGCAATACCCGGCCCAAAGGACCGTGCAAGGACTGCCAGGTGGACCTGAGCGCGGTTGAAGACGGATTGAAGAAGGTCATCACTCCGGAGAAGAAAACGGGCAAGGGCAAATCCTGA